The DNA region taagtTCGAGCCCCGCCATAAACACTTCCATCAGACTCGCCCGcctggcaggggcggggcgggggtggggcggagTGGAAGACGCGGGGCGTGGTCATCACGTCGCAGAGCCTGACTGCGCCTGCGTAGGCTGCGGCAAAGCTAAACCGCTCTCAGGCTAGCGCTCATTGCTGGTTAGTGCTTGTGTTAAAAGATCGCCCTTCTTATCCGCTCTCACTTTTGATCCGCCCAGCTTCCGGGCCTCAGGCTTCGGCTTTGTGCCGAGGCACCAACACACCTACCGTCCTCTCTCCGACAGACCGCTGATCACCCCGTTCCCGTTCCTGTCTCCTGGAACCATGTCTCTGGTAAGCCAGAATGCGCATCACGGCAGCGCAGAGACCACTGCAGATTACAGCGAAGGCCGGGGTGAAATGCAGGCTAGTAATGCCTCTGGGCCCCCTACTTCCATGCTAGTCTCCGATGTCCCCCAGGGTCCTCAGGTTCCCATTGACCCTCAGGGTGCCAGCGCTTCCCAGACTGCGCCGGACCCAAATGACATCGAGGTTCTCATCGATGAGCAGTCCCGACGTTTGGGGGCGCTCAGAGTCCATGACCCTCTAGAAGACAGGTCGATGGCTTTGGTGAATTTCATGCGAATGAAAAACCAAACGGAGGGGTCTATCCAGCAGTCAGAGATGCTGGCGTTTCTCAGAGAATACTCAGATCAGTTCCCTGAGATACTCAGGCGAGCCTCGGCTTACCTGGATCGGGTCTTTGGGTTGAACCTGAGGGTTCTTGATCCCCAGACTGATACCTACAATCTAGTCAGTAAGCGGGGTCCCCAAACCACTGAACGGCTGGCAGAGACCCTGGACATGCCAAAAGCAGGTCTCCTGGCCTTGGTCCTAGGCCATATCCTCCTGAATGGCAACCGGGCAAGAGAGGCCTCCATTTGGGACCTGCTGCTAAAGGTTGATGTGTTGGATGAGCCTCAGAGGATCAACAACCTCTTTGGGAACACAAGAAATCTCCTCACTACCGAATTTGTACGCATGCGATTTTTGGAGTACTGGCCAGTATATGGCACGAATCCCCTTGAATTTGAATTCTTATGGGGATCTAGAGCTCACAGGGAAATCACAAAAATGGAAGCTCTGAAGTTTGTAGCTGAGGCCCATGATGAAGAGCCCTGGAGCTGGCCAGAAGAATATAACAAGGCCCTGGAAGCTGATAAAgccaaagaaagaagccaggctgCTGGCCTAGAGTTCTGGTCAGAGGACACTATGAATGATAAGGCCAATGATTTGGTCCAGTTGGCCATTAATGTCACTGAGGAGTTGCTACCAATCCACCAGGATGAGCTATTGGCTCACACTGGCAAAGAATTTGAGGATGTGTTCCCAAATATCCTCAGTCGAGCTACTCTAATCCTTGATCTGTTCTATGGGTTCTCTCTGATTGAGGTTGATACCAGTGAGCACATCTACCTCCTTGTTCAACAACCAGAATCAGAAGAAGAGCAAGTAATGCTTGAGAGCCTGGGGAGACCCACTCAAGAGTATGTCATGCcgatcctgggtttgatcttccTGATGGGCAACCGGGTCAAAGAAGCCAACGTTTGGAATTTACTTCGGAGATTTAGCGTGGATGTAGGAAGAAAGCATGCCATCACCTGTAAGCTGATGAGACAGCGCTACCTGGAATGCAGGCCGCTGTCCTATTCCAATCCAGTTGAATATGAGCTTCTGTGGGGTCCTCGGGCACACCTTGAAATCACCAAGATGAAAGCCTTGGAGTACATGGCCAGGCTCTACAGAAAACGACCACAGGACTGGCCTGAGCAATATAGGGAGGCTGTGGAAGATGAGGAGGCCAGAGCCAGATCTGAGGCAACCGCCATGTTCTTCTTTGGCTCCATGTGAAGTCTGGAGAAAATGAATCATTTCAATTGTGTGACATCAGTTCGAGGGACCCTGGGGATAAGGGCACTGGTGCCCCAAATCAGAAGTTGGGGAGGGCTGGGGTAAAGAGTACACATTGTGCTTACTGTGTTCCAGTTCTACTTGTGTCTCCTCCTTCTAAAATACTCTTAAGTGAGGTTCATGGTCATTGTTTATAAATGAAATGATTTATTTGTCTTTCCTGTCTTGTTTCAGTATGAAAGTTCAGACAACTGTGTAACATGTATTGGTAATATTTACATCTTTTAGATAATCAGTAAAATGATCTGGTACAGCAgttaaataacacacacacacacacacacacacacacacacacacacacacacacacacaccccaaaaccaaTACCACTTATCTGTGGTTGCCCTCTCTTTGTGTctcttgtgtttaaaaaacaaaaggactgcCACTTCACTGTATTTGCTTTGCTGTTGTAGAATGTAGTGAAAATAAAAGCCTAATGAATTAGATGCCCTGCTTATGCACTCATTTATTCTACAAACACTAATTAAGCACCTGCATGCTCTGAGCACAGGCCTCTGTACTGGAATATAATGGTAAAGAAGCCCAGAGCTTAAGGCAGAAGCTTTATGGAAGTAAACCTAGCAATTATATTATGTTGGAACAAGTGGCATGGTATAGGAAGGCTAACAAAATGGGTTGGGGTGGAGCTATGCTATGGGAGTCAGAAACAATAACATCTAACTTTGGATAAAGGCCAGTGGGgtccaaaaagggctggaggaggtGTGGCAGTATGAAATAGGGGTGAATAGGGAGAGTAGTGAGGGGTGTGATAGGAAGGATATGATGGTATGCAGGGCTGGGACAAGATGTGCTTTGTAATACCTAATGTGAAATTGAGGAGTGGGAGAAAAGCAGAAATTGTTGATGAAGACAGGGACAGAGTATAAAATGCATTCAGGGGACTTAAAGACATGATTGGGTTCAagaggggagagtgggagagaaaaGTCCGTGTCAGAGCAAACAAGGGTCCATATCCTTAGAGAGGGGCTCTTGGGAAAATGGAAATGACATTCCTGAAGATAGCTGATCTTCCATCCTGAGTCAGGCGGAAAGACCTCTGTACCGGAACCCTCAACTAGTT from Perognathus longimembris pacificus isolate PPM17 chromosome 28, ASM2315922v1, whole genome shotgun sequence includes:
- the Magee2 gene encoding melanoma-associated antigen E2, with protein sequence MSLVSQNAHHGSAETTADYSEGRGEMQASNASGPPTSMLVSDVPQGPQVPIDPQGASASQTAPDPNDIEVLIDEQSRRLGALRVHDPLEDRSMALVNFMRMKNQTEGSIQQSEMLAFLREYSDQFPEILRRASAYLDRVFGLNLRVLDPQTDTYNLVSKRGPQTTERLAETLDMPKAGLLALVLGHILLNGNRAREASIWDLLLKVDVLDEPQRINNLFGNTRNLLTTEFVRMRFLEYWPVYGTNPLEFEFLWGSRAHREITKMEALKFVAEAHDEEPWSWPEEYNKALEADKAKERSQAAGLEFWSEDTMNDKANDLVQLAINVTEELLPIHQDELLAHTGKEFEDVFPNILSRATLILDLFYGFSLIEVDTSEHIYLLVQQPESEEEQVMLESLGRPTQEYVMPILGLIFLMGNRVKEANVWNLLRRFSVDVGRKHAITCKLMRQRYLECRPLSYSNPVEYELLWGPRAHLEITKMKALEYMARLYRKRPQDWPEQYREAVEDEEARARSEATAMFFFGSM